One region of Eupeodes corollae chromosome 1, idEupCoro1.1, whole genome shotgun sequence genomic DNA includes:
- the LOC129948695 gene encoding uncharacterized protein LOC129948695, translating to MTCGGDSLNVLLIGDFNARVGDEEGDVNNLAGIERNSKDNVRNANGYKLIELCNSFGLKLLNGTSRGDQNGEFTFVGGQGSSVIDYCFIGCEWNNHVVDFEVLNEPFSDHMPIVVSFNHSEVANVTTTNMELLPKIVWHSSNEHSYKANLDEALQNHEVANFNDLEEIIKQNFGSNIKRDIQVPPNFQEPILDSPITIQEVSSIVNGLKDGKAAGSDRIPAEFYKYGSNNLIQTLTGLINSVMENGVIPEQFKEALMFPIYKKGCAMNPANYRVLQNRLKMWISSKNLLSEFQAGFRSGYSTIDHIFVFKSIADLQEVKSCMSSSWILKQRSTRSTEMP from the exons ATGACATGTGGAGGTGATAGTTTAAATGTACTACTTATAGGCGATTTCAATGCAAGAGTGGGTGATGAAGAAGGTGATGTTAACAATCTAGCTGGAATCGAGAGAAACTCAAAGGATAATGTTAGAAACGCCAATGGTTATAAGCTAATCGAACTCTGTAACTCTTTTGGTTTAAAACTGCTAAACGGAACTAGCCGAGGTGATCAAAATGGAGAATTCACATTTGTTGGAGGGCAAGGTTCTTCCGTCATTGACTATTGTTTTATAGGATGCGAATGGAATAATCATGTTGTCGATTTCGAAGTATTGAACGAGCCATTTTCAGACCACATGCCGATTGTGGTATCCTTCAACCATTCAGAGGTAGCTAATGTCACAACCACAAACATGGAACTCCTCCCAAAGATAGTTTGGCATAGTAGCAATGAACACTCCTATAAAGCGAATTTAGATGAGGCCCTACAAAATCATGAAGTTGCAAATTTCAACGATCTAGAGGAAATAATTAAGCAA AATTTTGGATCCAACATCAAACGAGATATCCAAGTACCACCTAACTTTCAAGAGCCTATTTTAGATTCACCTATCACTATAcaagaagtttcttctatcgttaaTGGACTCAAGGATGGCAAAGCAGCTGGATCGGATAGGATACCTGCAGAATTTTACAAGTACGGATCGAATAATCTCATTCAGACACTAACCGGTCTAATTAACAGCGTCATGGAAAATGGTGTAATACCTGAACAGTTTAAGGAAGCTTTAATGTTCCCCATTTACAAGAAAGGTTGTGCAATGAATCCTGCAAACTACAGAG TACTTCAGAATCGGCTCAAAATGtggatttcatcaaaaaatctctTAAGTGAATTTCAGGCGGGCTTCAGATCGGGCTATTCTACTATTGATCACATTTTCGTGTTCAAAAGTATTGCTGACTTGCAAGAAGTAAAAAGTTGTATGTCATCTTCGTGGATTTTAAAGCAGCGTTCGACACGGTCGACCGAGATGCCCTAA
- the LOC129948797 gene encoding uncharacterized protein LOC129948797, whose translation MPRRRRSQLSKNSSQARLVKVRRIGESSSENADRLEIMRVYASQSRARELSVERSIRLAEQNARYERQSSAERSQRLEENRARNSRTRARESSTERSQRLLTQRDRQRSLRARTRNRILAHSNRSAFSYDPQIEYAHQNSIQIGAMNKMCPICFAKKWAEEAKGMCCASGKVVLPNIDEPPEPIKSLLTNNHILSAHFLNNVRRYNSLFQMTSFGAKEIKEGHFMPTFKVEGQVYHLIGSLLPPSGQIPQFLQIYFISDADQLSLRSNTAPMLKLNLINELQTMLNSHNVYIRSFKHSIELNTPDSLKLIIYSDRTPHTEHRGRYNAPSINEVAVLLVDEDKGPRDIVLHGRDGQLKRVSELHRAYDPLQYPLMFASGDDGYYLTIPQQNSSRNKTVSCMQYYAYRLMIRANCFNALHYYKDLFNQYCVDMMAKMISERLNFVYRNQQKLRADDYIHLRDALNQDARVIAANIGQHVILPSSFTGSPRYLHEKTQDAMTYVRNYGRPDLFITFTCNPDWQEIKQELFPGQRSFDRHDIIARVFHLKMKKMIKILIKDAIFGPVKCYMLTVEWQKRGLPHCHMLLWLNSKVQPDEIDKIIVAELPNKDEDPVLFEIVTKNMVHGPCGQENLTSPCMKNWICTKKYPRRFVTETQTGEDGYPVYRRRDIDNGGQIGALNVRGRTVNIDNRWIVPYSPILCRSFNAHINVEYCHSVQAIKYICKYINKGSDQATFSVRNAHDEVENYLNGRYISTSEAVWRILEFPIHDRHPTVVHLAVHLESGQRVYFSAENMQNIAQNPPKTTLTAFFDLCHSDGFAKTLLYHEVPHYYTWANNKFSRRKRGQEVVGHPGIKKDAALGRVYSVHPSQSECFYLRILLHHVRGPTSFQDLKTVDGVVKETYQAACRERGLLEDDNQWETTLREASISQCPLRLRELFVVILLFCFPSEPLKLWDTFKDDLCEDIRHIAQEQGSDYDVYNKGLIQIENKLLELNDKSLRDFGLPSPNRSQNVVDAIPCRIYDVNELSEFVNSNVPKLVADQKIAYDAIIESVENNSGQLFFLDAPGGTGKTFLANLVLSKVRLSGRKALAVASSGIAATLLYDGKTAHSTFKLPLTVSLDQQSVCSIRKNGPLGKLLQDTSLIIWDECTMSHRAHVEAVDRTLKDIRNSCNMMGGVTFVFAGDFRQTLPVVTKGTRADVIKACLKSSPFWLSIKTLNLRTNMRAHLCNNRGGNFSENILKLGDGQFTTPIANSSQVLLDIGLAQTVHSLEILIDKIYPDINNLTLKALNQSSPNMFAPEPSTTSKFILCVEFAYVTCTASSPFNLSDVPPYAWRDLVVPVTGILLTQLANKMPRVNLESHRAPIDNDIYHNPRP comes from the coding sequence ATGCCTAGAAGAAGAAGGTCGCAGCTATCTAAGAATAGTTCCCAAGCGAGATTAGTAAAAGTTCGTCGTATTGGAGAGTCTTCTTCTGAAAATGCAGATCGTCTGGAAATTATGAGAGTGTACGCTTCCCAATCGCGAGCCAGAGAATTAAGCGTCGAACGTTCAATTCGTCTTGCAGAACAAAATGCAAGATACGAACGACAGTCAAGTGCTGAGCGCTCTCAGCGACTTGAAGAAAATAGAGCTAGGAACTCGCGAACGCGTGCACGGGAATCTAGCACTGAACGCTCGCAGCGGCTTTTGACACAGCGAGATAGACAACGGTCGTTAAGAGCTAGGACGCGCAATAGAATTTTAGCGCATAGTAATAGGTCGGCATTTAGTTACGATCCTCAAATTGAATATGCTCATCAAAACAGCATCCAAATCGGAGCAATGAATAAGATGTGTCCGATATGTTTCGCTAAAAAATGGGCTGAGGAAGCGAAAGGTATGTGCTGTGCATCTGGAAAGGTTGTTCTCCCTAACATTGATGAGCCACCAGAACCAATTAAAAGTCTTTTGACAAATAATCATATACTATCCGCGCATTTTTTGAATAACGTACGTAGATACAATAGCCTTTTTCAAATGACTTCCTTTGGGGCAAAAGAAATTAAGGAGGGTCATTTTATGCCTACCTTTAAGGTGGAAGGACAAGTTTATCATCTCATAGGTAGCCTTTTACCGCCATCAGGACAAATTCCCcaatttttgcagatatattttatttccgaTGCTGATCAACTATCATTGCGATCAAACACGGCTCCCATGCTAAAACTAAATTTGATAAACGAATTGCAGACCATGTTGAATAGCCACAATGTTTACATACGAAGTTTTAAACATAGTATTGAACTCAATACCCCCGACAGTTTGAAATTGATCATTTACTCTGATCGCACACCCCATACAGAACACAGAGGAAGATATAACGCCCCTTCAATAAATGAAGTGGCCGTTCTCTTGGTCGATGAAGACAAAGGACCCAGGGATATAGTACTGCACGGTAGAGACGGACAACTAAAACGAGTGTCGGAATTACATCGAGCATATGATCCGCTACAATATCCGTTGATGTTTGCATCAGGAGACGATGGATATTATTTAACTATTCCTCAGCAGAATTCCTCAAGAAATAAGACTGTGTCATGTATGCAATATTATGCATACCGTTTAATGATTAGGGCCAACTGTTTTAATGCACTCCATTATTACAAAGATTTGTTTAATCAATATTGTGTGGATATGATGGCGAAGATGATTTCCGAaaggttaaattttgtttaccgAAACCAACAAAAGCTTAGAGCGGATGACTATATTCATTTAAGGGATGCTTTAAACCAAGACGCAAGGGTAATTGCAGCTAATATCGGACAGCATGTCATCTTGCCGTCATCATTTACTGGATCTCCAAGGTATCTCCACGAAAAGACACAAGATGCAATGACATACGTGCGCAATTATGGAAGGCCAGATCTTTTCATAACTTTCACCTGTAATCCAGATTGGCAAGAAATAAAACAGGAACTTTTTCCCGGTCAACGGTCTTTCGACCGGCATGACATCATAGCTCGAGTGTTTcacttaaaaatgaagaaaatgataaaaatattaataaaagacgCGATTTTTGGGCCGGTTAAATGTTATATGCTTACTGTTGAGTGGCAAAAAAGAGGATTGCCGCATTGTCATATGTTGCTTTGGTTGAACTCAAAAGTACAACCCgatgaaattgataaaataatagTTGCCGAACTACCTAATAAAGACGAAGACCCAGTATTATTTGAGATAGTCACAAAGAATATGGTACATGGACCATGTGGACAAGAAAATTTGACTTCTCCGTGCATGAAAAATTggatatgtacaaaaaaatatccacGACGTTTCGTGACTGAAACCCAGACCGGTGAGGATGGGTATCCCGTTTATCGACGACGCGATATCGACAACGGAGGGCAGATTGGTGCATTGAATGTCCGAGGGCGTACGGTTAATATAGACAACAGATGGATCGTTCCATATTCCCCAATACTATGTCGATCTTTTAATGCTCATATTAATGTTGAATATTGTCATTCCGTACAAGCcataaaatacatatgtaaatacattAACAAAGGATCGGATCAAGCAACTTTCAGTGTCAGAAATGCTCACGATgaagttgaaaattatttgaacgGCCGGTACATAAGTACATCTGAAGCAGTGTGGAGGATATTAGAGTTTCCTATACATGACAGACACCCTACCGTAGTACACCTAGCAGTACACCTAGAGAGTGGACAACGAGTGTACTTCTCAGCggaaaatatgcaaaatatagcGCAAAATCCACCAAAAACGACACTTACGGCGTTTTTTGACCTATGCCACAGTGATGGTTTTGCTAAAACACTACTCTATCACGAAGTTCCTCATTATTATACATGGGCTAACAATAAATTTTCTAGAAGGAAACGTGGCCAAGAAGTAGTTGGACATCCCGGTATAAAAAAAGATGCGGCACTGGGAAGAGTATACAGCGTTCATCCTTCCCAGTCAGAATGTTTTTATCTCAGGATACTGCTTCATCATGTACGTGGCCCAACATCGTTCCAAGATTTAAAAACCGTTGACGGAGTTGTTAAAGAAACTTACCAAGCCGCTTGCCGAGAAAGGGGTTTGCTAGAAGATGATAACCAATGGGAAACTACTTTGAGAGAAGCTTCGATTTCTCAATGTCCGTTAAGGCTGAGAGAGTTGTTTGtggtaatattattattttgttttccctCGGAACCTCTCAAATTATGGGACACGTTTAAAGATGATTTGTGTGAAGACATCAGACATATAGCCCAAGAACAAGGTTCCGATTATGATGTATATAACAAAGGTTTGATACAAatcgaaaacaaacttttagaaTTAAATGACAAAAGTTTAAGAGACTTTGGATTACCTTCTCCGAATCGCTCACAAAATGTAGTTGATGCCATACCGTGCCGTATATATGATGTTAACGAGTTgtcagaatttgtcaattcaaatGTACCCAAGTTAGTGGCAGATCAAAAAATAGCGTACGATGCTATAATTGAAAGTGTGGAAAATAACAGtggtcaacttttttttttggacgcGCCCGGTGGCACGGGTAAAACCTTTCTTGCCAATTTAGTATTGTCAAAAGTACGATTATCCGGAAGAAAAGCACTGGCTGTGGCATCGTCAGGAATTGCTGCAACCCTATTATATGATGGGAAAACGGCTCACTCTACGTTTAAATTACCGTTGACTGTTTCTTTAGATCAACAGTCTGTATGTTCAATCCGTAAAAATGGTCCACTGGGAAAGCTCTTACAGGACACGTCGCTGATTATTTGGGATGAGTGCACCATGAGCCATAGAGCTCATGTAGAAGCAGTGGACCGCACATTAAAAGATATAAGAAACTCATGCAATATGATGGGTGGCGTAACTTTTGTTTTCGCTGGAGACTTTCGCCAAACTCTACCAGTTGTAACAAAAGGTACACGTGCCGACGTTATTAAAGCGTGCCTTAAATCATCACCTTTTTGGCTATCAATTAAAACTCTCAATTTGCGCACGAATATGAGAGCACATTTATGCAATAACCGCGGTGgtaatttctcagaaaatatacttaaattagGAGACGGACAATTTACTACTCCAATTGCAAACAGCTCCCAAGTACTTTTGGATATTGGATTGGCCCAAACTGTTCACAGTCTAGAAATTCTTATAGACAAAATCTATCCCGACATCAACAATCTTACA